One segment of Synchiropus splendidus isolate RoL2022-P1 chromosome 4, RoL_Sspl_1.0, whole genome shotgun sequence DNA contains the following:
- the srfbp1 gene encoding serum response factor-binding protein 1, with product MTSTMSKEGDQLLCAAENKANKSNVMENGREGSQLEDQKEEQASGKDNKDIKPKKDNPKNKDKKRRPPFRRKAKKPGQTSNVLNLNNEVVKMRHEMRRVRVLVIRKLVRRMAELRKMKGKEEEVKQNERRAARLLEEIHAMKTLKPDVVTKTALLKDLNFDAVCRDPQSTMTDRALARLATHPQFKKRIDEINAAVEAFKVDRMKHLSTGERGEKAQKDNRTTQSPDSINHGKGELGQEEEVAAVEQEESAGKNDEPKKCIVVPKTPNPEKKLQRPPADVTGNHKTLEAPISKPKSSKAKMPAKAPAKAPETEPALKQNPDTLLTDAAGEQESDLSDNEEKEYFDDSTEERFLRQSSLSECSDSGDDFFVGKVSKFKKKKKTPESCDGKQKAKQDSSNKSGVIESELHELESRLKSKPSKLQSVFCSSLSRSKPSRGRVKGGADVRGGGPVVKKEIQREAKVYEKQSKPEVARSFRSTAGVRGTGRGAFPPKGRGGVVSHVASKPTLHPSWEASKRRKEQQGQIQAFQGKKIKFDDSD from the exons ATGACCTCTACAATGAGTAAAGAGGGAGACCAATTGCTGTGTGCTGCGGAGAACAAGGCTAACAAAAGCAACGTTATGGAAAATGGAAGGGAAGGGTCACAGTTAGAGGACCAGAAAGAAGAACAAGCTAGTGGAAAAGACAACAAGGACATAAAGCCAAAAAAAGACAATCCTaaaaacaaagataaaaaaagaagaccCCCTTTCCGACGGAAAGCCAAAAAGCCTGGGCAAACATCTAATGTGTTGAACCTCAACAATGAGGTGGTGAAGATGAGACACGAaatgaggagggtgagggtTCTGGTCATCAGGAAGCTAGTGCGTCGAATGGCCGAACTCAGAAAGATGAAGGGCAAAGAAGAGGAGGTGAAACAGAACGAAAGGAGAGCGGCCAGATTGCTTGAAGAGATCCATGCGATGAAGACGCTTAAACCAGACGTG gtCACCAAGACTGCCTTACTGAAGGATCTGAATTTTGATGCAGTGTGTCGAGATCCCCAGTCCACCATGACTGACCGTGCTCTTGCGCGACTTGCCACTCACCCTCAGTTTAAGAAGAGAATTGATGAAATAAATGCGGCTGTGGAGGCCTTCAAAGTGGATCGAATGAAACACCTAAGTACAGGAGAAAGGGGGGAAAAAGCACAAAAAGATAACAGGACTACGCAGTCACCAGATAGCATAAACCATGGAAAAGGTGAACTAGGACAGGAAGAAGAGGTCGCAGCAGTAGAGCAGGAGGAAAGTGCAGGGAAAAATGACGAGCCCAAGAAATGCATAGTTGTTCCAAAAACACCTaatcctgaaaaaaaactgcagagaCCTCCAGCTGACGTTACTGGCAACCATAAAACTCTTGAGGCTCCAATTTCAAAACCCAAATCATCCAAAGCAAAAATGCCTGCTAAAGCACCAGCTAAAGCTCCAGAAACTGAACCTGCTCTGAAACAAAACCCTGACACGCTCCTcactgatgcagcaggagaacagGAGAGTGATTTGTCTGACAACGAGGAGAAAGAGTACTTCGATGACAGCACAGAGGAACGCTTCCTTAGACAGTCTTCCCTCTCAGAATGCAGCGACAGTGGGGATGACTTCTTTGTTGGTAAAGTCAGCaaatttaagaagaagaagaaaactccGGAGAGTTGCGATGGaaagcaaaaagcaaaacaagactCTTCAAATAAATCAGGCGTTATTGAGAGTGAACTGCATGAGCTGGAGTCAAGGTTGAAATCAAAACCCTCCAAACTTCAGTCTGTGTTTTGCTCCTCGCTGTCTCGGTCCAAGCCAAGCAGGGGACGAGTGAAAGGAGGGGCGGATGTGCGAGGTGGTGGTCCGGTTGTGAAGAAAGAGATCCAAAGGGAGGCTAAAGTATACGAGAAGCAAAGCAAACCTGAAGTAGCCAGGAGCTTTCGATCCACTGCTGGGGTTAGAGGAACAGGCCGAGGTGCCTTCCCCCCAAAGGGTCGCGGTGGAGTTGTTTCCCATGTGGCGTCAAAGCCTACTCTGCATCCATCATGGGAAGCAAGTAAAAGGAGGAAGGAGCAACAGGGACAAATACAGGCCTTTCAAGGGAAGAAGATTAAGTTTGATGACAGTGATTAG
- the LOC128757892 gene encoding transcription factor E2F3-like isoform X1: MSVKLRHLMMELGAGEDMDTQAGGSSSTVEVPHPCILFKEPRQPRVYTSLGFLTQSFAQLMKQCTDGVMDLNNVAQTLNVPKRRIYDITNVLLGIELITKRNKNQIVLTPDLTLSRMPEDVEEEKRMTEKESELDKMIYICRHMLHQMFVNQASAKYMYLTHEDVRGIPMFRDQTVMVIKAPADSMLEVPHPAEGYQVHIKSSKGPIQVGMCCDDPDQMEVTPEAKGCSVNSTGRNSHDTLSPVPSQELTIPMNEADSKSALLSKIAQLISTD, from the exons ATGTCAGTGAAACT AAGACATCTGATGATGGAGTTGGGAGCTGGCGAAGACATGGACACCCAGGCTGGGGGCTCTTCATCCACCGTTGAAGTTCCAC atccCTGCATCCTCTTTAAGGAACCAAGACAGCCACGAGTTTACACCTCTCTTGGATTTCTGACACAGAGCTTTGCACAGCTAATGAAACAGTGCACTGATGGTGTAATGGACCTGAACAATGTTGCCCAAACCCTCAATGTGCCCAAGAGACGCATCTATGATATCACCAATGTGCTTCTAGGGATTGAGCTCATcacaaaaaggaataaaaaccAAATTGTCTTGAC TCCCGATTTGACTCTCAGTCGAATGCCTGAAGACGTGGAAGAGGAAAAGAGAATGACTGAAAAAGAGTCGGAGCTAGACAAGATGATCTACATCTGTCGGCACATGCTTCATCAAATGTTTGTCAACCAGGCGAGCGCCAA ATACATGTACCTGACTCATGAGGATGTCCGAGGGATTCCCATGTTTCGGGACCAGACTGTGATGGTGATCAAAGCACCTGCTGACTCTATGCTGGAGGTTCCTCACCCTGCAGAG GGCTACCAGGTCCATATCAAAAGCAGCAAGGGGCCAATTCAGGTGGGCATGTGCTGTGATGACCCAGACCAGATGGAAGTCACTCCTGAAGCTAAAGGCTGCTCGGTGAATTCAACTGGCAGAAACAGCCATGACACTTTGTCTCCAGTGCCTTCTCAAG AGCTCACCATCCCCATGAATGAAGCTGATAGTAAATCTGCTCTGCTGTCCAAGATAGCTCAA
- the LOC128757892 gene encoding transcription factor E2F3-like isoform X2 has product MSVKLHLMMELGAGEDMDTQAGGSSSTVEVPHPCILFKEPRQPRVYTSLGFLTQSFAQLMKQCTDGVMDLNNVAQTLNVPKRRIYDITNVLLGIELITKRNKNQIVLTPDLTLSRMPEDVEEEKRMTEKESELDKMIYICRHMLHQMFVNQASAKYMYLTHEDVRGIPMFRDQTVMVIKAPADSMLEVPHPAEGYQVHIKSSKGPIQVGMCCDDPDQMEVTPEAKGCSVNSTGRNSHDTLSPVPSQELTIPMNEADSKSALLSKIAQLISTD; this is encoded by the exons ATGTCAGTGAAACT ACATCTGATGATGGAGTTGGGAGCTGGCGAAGACATGGACACCCAGGCTGGGGGCTCTTCATCCACCGTTGAAGTTCCAC atccCTGCATCCTCTTTAAGGAACCAAGACAGCCACGAGTTTACACCTCTCTTGGATTTCTGACACAGAGCTTTGCACAGCTAATGAAACAGTGCACTGATGGTGTAATGGACCTGAACAATGTTGCCCAAACCCTCAATGTGCCCAAGAGACGCATCTATGATATCACCAATGTGCTTCTAGGGATTGAGCTCATcacaaaaaggaataaaaaccAAATTGTCTTGAC TCCCGATTTGACTCTCAGTCGAATGCCTGAAGACGTGGAAGAGGAAAAGAGAATGACTGAAAAAGAGTCGGAGCTAGACAAGATGATCTACATCTGTCGGCACATGCTTCATCAAATGTTTGTCAACCAGGCGAGCGCCAA ATACATGTACCTGACTCATGAGGATGTCCGAGGGATTCCCATGTTTCGGGACCAGACTGTGATGGTGATCAAAGCACCTGCTGACTCTATGCTGGAGGTTCCTCACCCTGCAGAG GGCTACCAGGTCCATATCAAAAGCAGCAAGGGGCCAATTCAGGTGGGCATGTGCTGTGATGACCCAGACCAGATGGAAGTCACTCCTGAAGCTAAAGGCTGCTCGGTGAATTCAACTGGCAGAAACAGCCATGACACTTTGTCTCCAGTGCCTTCTCAAG AGCTCACCATCCCCATGAATGAAGCTGATAGTAAATCTGCTCTGCTGTCCAAGATAGCTCAA